The following are encoded together in the Ignavibacteriales bacterium genome:
- a CDS encoding T9SS type A sorting domain-containing protein produces the protein MGEYYYHLSNEQNDSETLGKKIYDNISYLVKLESLTYALAQNYPNPFNPSTTIKYQIPNAGNVTLKVFDILGREVTTLVDDKKMILIK, from the coding sequence ATGGGTGAATATTATTATCATCTATCCAATGAACAAAATGATTCGGAAACACTTGGTAAAAAAATCTACGATAATATTTCATATCTAGTCAAACTTGAATCGTTAACTTATGCATTAGCACAAAACTACCCCAACCCATTCAATCCATCAACAACAATTAAATATCAAATTCCAAATGCCGGAAACGTAACTCTAAAAGTTTTCGACATACTCGGCAGAGAAGTAACTACTCTTGTTGATGATAAAAAGATGATCTTAATTAAATAA
- the gdhA gene encoding NADP-specific glutamate dehydrogenase yields MSDYVKDLMAEVKAKHPSEPEFHQAVQEVADSLSLCLERHPEYRAAKILERIIEPERTIIFRVPWVDDQGEVQINIGYRIEMNSAIGPYKGGLRFHPSVNLGILKFLAFEQVFKNSLTTLPMGGGKGGSDFDPKGKSDLKIMRFCQAFMSELFRHIGPDTDVPAGDIGVGGREIGYLFGQYKKLRNEFTGVLTGKGLNWGGSLVRPEATGYGSVYFAAEMLSTKGQTLEGKTCLVSGSGNVAQYTVEKLLQLGAKPVTLSDSNGYIYDEEGISKEKLAFVMEMKNVRRGRIKEYTDKYKNAVYTALDPNAPFNPLWNHKAHCAFPSATQNEINAKDAQNLVKNGVTVVSEGSNMPTTPDGVNIFLDSKILYGPGKAANAGGVATSGLEMSQNSMRYPWTREEVDNRLRMIMHSIHQTCVDTSARFGTPGNYVNGANIGGFLKVADAMMDQGVV; encoded by the coding sequence ATGTCCGATTACGTAAAAGATCTAATGGCAGAAGTAAAAGCCAAACATCCATCCGAGCCTGAGTTCCATCAGGCTGTGCAGGAAGTCGCCGATTCACTTTCACTTTGTTTAGAAAGACACCCGGAATACCGTGCAGCAAAAATTCTTGAAAGAATTATTGAGCCGGAAAGAACAATAATCTTCCGTGTTCCATGGGTTGATGATCAAGGGGAGGTGCAGATTAACATAGGTTACAGGATTGAAATGAACAGCGCAATTGGTCCATATAAAGGGGGATTGCGATTTCACCCGTCAGTCAATCTTGGCATATTAAAATTTCTCGCCTTCGAACAGGTATTTAAAAACAGCCTGACTACATTACCGATGGGCGGGGGTAAAGGCGGATCTGATTTTGATCCCAAAGGTAAAAGCGATTTGAAGATCATGAGATTCTGCCAGGCATTTATGAGCGAACTATTTCGCCACATCGGTCCTGATACAGATGTACCGGCAGGCGACATTGGTGTAGGCGGAAGAGAGATCGGATATTTGTTCGGTCAGTATAAAAAATTACGCAATGAATTTACCGGAGTGCTGACAGGCAAAGGATTAAACTGGGGTGGTTCACTTGTTCGTCCCGAAGCAACCGGATACGGTTCTGTTTATTTTGCTGCGGAAATGTTATCTACTAAAGGACAAACACTTGAAGGAAAAACATGTCTTGTTTCCGGCAGCGGAAATGTAGCACAATACACAGTTGAAAAACTTTTGCAGCTTGGTGCAAAGCCCGTTACGCTTTCAGATTCAAACGGATATATTTACGATGAGGAAGGCATCAGCAAAGAAAAACTCGCATTCGTTATGGAAATGAAAAATGTACGTCGGGGCAGGATAAAAGAATACACAGACAAATACAAAAATGCTGTTTACACCGCCCTTGATCCGAATGCTCCATTCAATCCATTATGGAATCACAAAGCTCACTGCGCATTTCCGAGTGCAACACAAAATGAAATCAATGCGAAGGATGCACAGAATCTTGTAAAGAACGGAGTAACGGTTGTCAGTGAAGGTTCAAACATGCCCACCACCCCTGACGGTGTAAATATTTTCCTCGATTCTAAAATACTTTATGGTCCGGGTAAAGCGGCTAATGCCGGCGGCGTGGCAACATCAGGATTAGAGATGTCGCAGAACAGCATGCGTTATCCATGGACAAGAGAAGAAGTTGATAACCGCTTAAGAATGATAATGCACAGCATACATCAAACTTGTGTGGATACATCTGCCAGATTTGGAACACCGGGTAATTATGTGAATGGTGCAAATATCGGCGGCTTCCTTAAAGTTGCCGACGCAATGATGGATCAGGGAGTGGTTTGA